A genomic stretch from Primulina huaijiensis isolate GDHJ02 chromosome 14, ASM1229523v2, whole genome shotgun sequence includes:
- the LOC140957098 gene encoding SNF1-related protein kinase regulatory subunit beta-3-like: MNHQYGEDQDQVNVVGFDIPNSPDASYNNVYHGNEDEGREPPTLPPHLQHTLLNHPRTGDPGVSHLSSPQNVTLNHLYIENRESTRSVVALGVTHRFRSKFVTVVLYKPVPRR; this comes from the exons ATGAACCACCAATACGGGGAAGATCAA GATCAAGTCAATGTTGTTGGATTTGACATTCCGAATTCACCTGACGCTAGCTACAACAATGTGTACCATGGAAATGAAGATGAAGGGCGAGAACCACCAACACTACCACCACACCTGCAGCATACTCTATTAAATCATCCAAGAACTGGTGATCCAGGTGTATCCCACCTTTCATCGCCCCAGAATGTCACTCTAAACCATCTTTACATCGAGAACCGAGAATCTACTCGTTCCGTAGTGGCACTTGGGGTCACTCACAGGTTCCGTTCCAAATTCGTAACCGTAGTGCTTTATAAACCAGTTCCGAGGAGGTGA
- the LOC140956764 gene encoding uncharacterized protein — protein MLKKKCVELERESILHVTRRSLVSKKNDEIFYLKLEDVEQSDKELDEIIEEKWDEARQIDKEWDAESVKNVVDNFDDVVDVMLKNVVADLHKENHEPRAANSRNYSCNKENNEVKRTDSGNPSAGNITIGSNANLMVHNVDVDFEIENNKVLGHEFATASFDENNYVFGRNSGSGIDDDDENDAGSGIGTSEVPKITFFQSSIVDTVRTRGDRVKKKKLTSFVTPPSSTPKRKRRSKKQVCRSMENSV, from the exons ATGTTGAAAAAGAAATGTGTTGAATTAGAGCGAGAAAGTATTTTACATGTAACCAGAAGATCATTGGTTTCTAAGAAGAATgatgagattttttatttaaagttggAGGATGTTGAGCAGAGTGATAAAGAATTGGATGAGATTATTGAGGAAAAGTGGGATGAGGCTAGGCAGATTGATAAAGAATGGGATGCTGAGTCTGTAAAAAATGTAGTTGATAATTTTGATGATGTTGTTGACGTAATGTTGAAGAATGTTGTTGCTGATTTGCATAAAGAAAACCATGAACCGAGGGCAGCTAATTCTAGGAATTATTCATGTAATAAAGAGAATAACGAAGTGAAAAGAACTGATTCTGGAAATCCTTCAGCTGGTAATATTACAATTGGATCTAATGCAAATTTGATGGTGCATAATGTTGATGTTGATTTTGAGATAGAAAACAACAAAGTATTAGGCCATGAATTTGCAACCGCTTCATTTGATGAAAACAATTATGTGTTTGGTCGAAATAGCGGGAGTGGAATAGATGACGATGATGAGAATGATGCCGGCAGTGGCATTGGTACTTCAGAAGTGCCGAAGATCACCTTTTTTCAATCTTCAATTGTAGATACCGTCAGGACTAGGGGTGATCgtgtgaaaaagaaaaaactcaCGAGTTTTGTGACTCCACCCAGCTCTACACCAAAACGGAAGAGGCGTTCCAAAAAACAGGTTTGCCGATCAATG GAAAATTCTGTCTAA